A genomic segment from Euhalothece natronophila Z-M001 encodes:
- a CDS encoding Hsp20/alpha crystallin family protein yields the protein MALVRWNPATELDAFRRQMDHLFNEMTGDRALTPQWGQLPIELNDAGNNLELKAQVPGMNPDDLDVTVNRDSVTISGEYRRENEGENSYGSEFQYGKFSRTIGLPVGIQQDQVQADYTNGLLTLHLPKVEEAANKKVKINFGDQQAIAGSSGQS from the coding sequence ATGGCACTAGTACGTTGGAATCCTGCTACTGAACTCGATGCTTTCCGTCGTCAAATGGATCACCTATTCAATGAAATGACAGGTGACCGCGCCCTAACACCGCAATGGGGTCAACTTCCGATTGAACTCAATGATGCTGGTAATAATTTAGAACTGAAAGCCCAAGTCCCTGGCATGAATCCTGATGATTTAGACGTGACAGTTAACCGCGATTCTGTAACCATCAGCGGTGAATATCGTCGCGAAAACGAAGGAGAAAACAGCTACGGCTCTGAGTTCCAATATGGCAAGTTCAGCCGTACCATTGGTTTACCCGTTGGCATCCAACAAGACCAAGTACAGGCGGACTACACCAACGGCCTTTTGACGCTACACTTACCGAAAGTGGAAGAAGCGGCGAATAAGAAAGTAAAAATTAACTTCGGTGATCAACAAGCCATTGCGGGTTCCAGCGGACAGTCCTAA